Within the Agromyces atrinae genome, the region TCGCGTCCGTGCTCGCCGGAACGGCCGTGCTCGCGATCGGACTCGTCATCCGACTCCTCACGGTCTCGGGACGGCGGAGGCGCGCTCACTAGGCTGGCTGCATGAGCGCCGACCCGTCAGCCCGCATCATCACCCTCGCCGGAATCCCGGCGCCCGCCCTCGACGAGACCGCGTTCGTCGCGGCCGGTGCCGTCATCGTCGGCGACGTACGGCTCGGTCGCGGCTCGAGCGTCTGGTACAACGCCGTGCTGCGCGCCGAAGCCGAACCGATCGTCATCGGCGAGGACTCGAACCTGCAGGACACGGTCGTCTGCCACGTCGACGCCGGGTTCCCCCTCGTGCTCGGGCGCGCCGTATCGGTCGGCCACGGAGCGGTGCTGCACGGATGCGTCGTCGAGGACGAGAGCCTCATCGGCATGGGCGCCCGAGTGCTGAACGGCGCGGTGATCGGTCGCGGGTCGCTCGTCGCCGCCGGCGCCGTCGTGCTCGAGGGCACGATCGTGCCGCCGGGCTCACTCGTCGCGGGCGTTCCCGCGAAGATTCGCCGACAGCTCACGGATGACGAGCAGGACGGCA harbors:
- a CDS encoding gamma carbonic anhydrase family protein; amino-acid sequence: MSADPSARIITLAGIPAPALDETAFVAAGAVIVGDVRLGRGSSVWYNAVLRAEAEPIVIGEDSNLQDTVVCHVDAGFPLVLGRAVSVGHGAVLHGCVVEDESLIGMGARVLNGAVIGRGSLVAAGAVVLEGTIVPPGSLVAGVPAKIRRQLTDDEQDGIRRNAAAYLDHVAEHTAPVD